The Benincasa hispida cultivar B227 chromosome 9, ASM972705v1, whole genome shotgun sequence genome has a segment encoding these proteins:
- the LOC120085864 gene encoding peptidyl-prolyl cis-trans isomerase CYP63 isoform X1, with the protein MSKKKNPLVFLDVSIDGEPVQRIVIELFANVVPKTADNFRALCTGEKGIGKTTEKPLHYKGTFFHRIIKGFMAQGGDFSRGNGTGGESVYGGKFSDENFRLKHDGPGMLSMANSGPNTNGSQFFITFKPQPHLDGKHVVFGKVVMGMDVLKKIEQIGTADGKPGQPVKIVDCGEPSDIKDEAVVKKEKEKKKKSKKITSSESSSDDQMRGRQKKSSKDRKKKRRRYSSSDSYSSDTESDSYSSDSDSSLSDSSSSSDGKYRKRRSKKTAKPQRGRKRKGRKREKRGRLGKRSKRKAKWSSGSSTDTGSESTSDSSSSSDDERVDHHAATRKIKDSKHSEAKSKGIIDEKEFFNPVNETTVDKQKNQDVNLLQEEGELSPKHDDILNNNHKTETEKLERSANQRPISDGSNFSRSPTPERPRNSPRSNLTKNSGMKYDERNRRMPSRSPVHSPVRKAPDPSASNHGQTSSRSHSPNGTPKRVRKGRGFTEQYSFVRRYRTPSPGRPRSYGGRNIYGRSRNGYSSYRNKRDWSPDRRYRSPPRGRSPPRYRRRSRSVSRSPGSYRGRYKDHSKSRSPVRSPSPLEKRTQISERLKSRLGPKNNLSPEKESLQSRNRNHSLSRSRSPDKRRSAASHSRSRSSSLSGQRGLVSYGNGSPES; encoded by the exons ATGAGCAAGAAGAAGAATCCTTTAGTATTCTTGGATGTTTCAATTGATGGGGAACCAGTTCAAAGAATTGTCATAGAA CTCTTCGCTAATGTTGTTCCTAAAACTGCAGACAATTTCAGGGCACTCTGTACAG GTGAAAAGGGGATTGGGAAGACTACAGAGAAGCCTCTTCACTACAAAGGAACGTTTTTTCATCGAATTATTAAAGGGTTCATGGCTCAA GGTGGTGATTTTTCACGGGGAAATG GGACCGGTGGTGAAAGTGTTTATGGAGGAAAATTTTCAG ATGAGAACTTCAGGCTAAAACATGATGGACCTGGCATGCTGTCCATGGCAAACAGCGGTCCAAACACTAATGGATCTCAATTCTTTATAACGTTTAAGCCCCAACCTCACCTTGACGG gaaacACGTTGTCTTTGGAAAAGTAGTGATGGGAATGgatgttttaaagaaaattgaGCAGATTGGAACAGCTGATGGGAAACCTGGACAACCTGTGAAAATTGTAGACTGTGGTGAACCATCAGATATTAAGGATGAAGCTGtggtaaaaaaggaaaaag agaaaaagaaaaagtcgaAGAAGATTACATCTTCAGAATCTAGTTCTGATGACCAAATGAGAGGCAGACAGAAGAAGTCCTCCAAGGACCGGAAAAAAAAGAGGAGGAGATACTCTTCATCTGATTCATACAGCTCTGATACTGAATCTGATTCATATTCTTCAGATTCAGACTCATCACTTTCTGATTCTAGTTCCTCGAGTGATGGAAAGTACAGGAAGAGGAGATCCAAGAAGACAGCAAAGCCCCAGCgtggaaggaaaagaaaaggccgaaaaagagagaaaagaggccGACTAGGAAAGCGTTCAAAGCGCAAGGCTAAATG GAGTTCTGGGAGTTCAACTGACACAGGGAGTGAGAGTACAAGTGATAGCAGTAGTAGTTCTGATGATGAAAGAGTTGATCATCATGCGGCTACTCGTAAAATTAAAGATTCTAAGCATTCTGAGGCTAAATCAAAAGGAATTATCG ATGAGAAGGAATTCTTTAATCCTGTTAATGAGACCACTGTGGACAAACAGAAAAATCAGGACGTTAATTTATTACAGGAAGAAGGTGAGCTGTCCCCAAAGCATGATGATATTCTGAACAATAATCATAAAACTGAAACTGAGAAACTTGAGAGATCTGCTAATCAACGTCCCATTTCAGATGGCTCTAACTTCTCCAG GAGCCCTACTCCTGAAAGGCCAAGAAACAGCCCCAGGAGCAATCTTACCAAAAATTCTGGGATGAAGTATGATGAGCGGAATAGGAGAATGCCCTCTCGGAGCCCTGTTCATAGTCCTGTTAGAAAAGCTCCCGATCCTTCTGCTTCAAATCATGGTCAAACTTCATCAAGAAGCCATTCTCCAAATGGCACTCCAAAACGTGTTAGGAAGGGGCGTGGTTTTACTGAGCAGTACTCGTTTGTGCGTCGTTACCGTACTCCATCACCCGGACGTCCTCGTAGTTATGGtggtagaaatatttatggaagAAGTCGAAATGg GTATTCAAGCTACAGAAACAAACGCGATTGGTCACCTGATAGGCGATACCGGAGCCCACCTCGAGGCAGGAGCCCTCCAAG ATATCGAAGGAGGAGCCGGAGTGTTTCGCGCAGTCCAGGAAGCTATCGTGGTCGTTACAAAGACCATAGTAAGAGTCGGAGTCCAGTGCGGAGTCCCAGTCCTTTGGAAAAGCGAACGCAGATAAGCGAGAGACTAAAATCACGTCTTGGACCAAAGAACAATCTTTCCCCAGAGAAAGAAAGTTTGCAGTCGAGGAATCGTAATCATAGCTTGTCACGTTCAAGATCTCCAGATAAACGTCGCAGTGCTGCTTCTCACAGTCGGTCTAGATCCAGCTCCTTGTCTGGACAAAGGGGTTTAGTTTCCTATGGAAATGGTAGTCCTGAATCCTGA
- the LOC120085864 gene encoding peptidyl-prolyl cis-trans isomerase CYP63 isoform X2: MSKKKNPLVFLDVSIDGEPVQRIVIELFANVVPKTADNFRALCTGEKGIGKTTEKPLHYKGTFFHRIIKGFMAQGGDFSRGNGTGGESVYGGKFSDENFRLKHDGPGMLSMANSGPNTNGSQFFITFKPQPHLDGKHVVFGKVVMGMDVLKKIEQIGTADGKPGQPVKIVDCGEPSDIKDEAVVKKEKEKKKKSKKITSSESSSDDQMRGRQKKSSKDRKKKRRRYSSSDSYSSDTESDSYSSDSDSSLSDSSSSSDGKYRKRRSKKTAKPQRGRKRKGRKREKRGRLGKRSKRKAKWSSGSSTDTGSESTSDSSSSSDDERVDHHAATRKIKDSKHSEAKSKGIIDEKEFFNPVNETTVDKQKNQDVNLLQEEGELSPKHDDILNNNHKTETEKLERSANQRPISDGSNFSRSPTPERPRNSPRSNLTKNSGMKYDERNRRMPSRSPVHSPVRKAPDPSASNHGQTSSRSHSPNGTPKRVRKGRGFTEQYSFVRRYRTPSPGRPRSYGGRNIYGRSRNGYSSYRNKRDWSPDRRYRSPPRGRSPPRLNDLNIIMFSQRGSYKFSQVPEIPFSFSV; the protein is encoded by the exons ATGAGCAAGAAGAAGAATCCTTTAGTATTCTTGGATGTTTCAATTGATGGGGAACCAGTTCAAAGAATTGTCATAGAA CTCTTCGCTAATGTTGTTCCTAAAACTGCAGACAATTTCAGGGCACTCTGTACAG GTGAAAAGGGGATTGGGAAGACTACAGAGAAGCCTCTTCACTACAAAGGAACGTTTTTTCATCGAATTATTAAAGGGTTCATGGCTCAA GGTGGTGATTTTTCACGGGGAAATG GGACCGGTGGTGAAAGTGTTTATGGAGGAAAATTTTCAG ATGAGAACTTCAGGCTAAAACATGATGGACCTGGCATGCTGTCCATGGCAAACAGCGGTCCAAACACTAATGGATCTCAATTCTTTATAACGTTTAAGCCCCAACCTCACCTTGACGG gaaacACGTTGTCTTTGGAAAAGTAGTGATGGGAATGgatgttttaaagaaaattgaGCAGATTGGAACAGCTGATGGGAAACCTGGACAACCTGTGAAAATTGTAGACTGTGGTGAACCATCAGATATTAAGGATGAAGCTGtggtaaaaaaggaaaaag agaaaaagaaaaagtcgaAGAAGATTACATCTTCAGAATCTAGTTCTGATGACCAAATGAGAGGCAGACAGAAGAAGTCCTCCAAGGACCGGAAAAAAAAGAGGAGGAGATACTCTTCATCTGATTCATACAGCTCTGATACTGAATCTGATTCATATTCTTCAGATTCAGACTCATCACTTTCTGATTCTAGTTCCTCGAGTGATGGAAAGTACAGGAAGAGGAGATCCAAGAAGACAGCAAAGCCCCAGCgtggaaggaaaagaaaaggccgaaaaagagagaaaagaggccGACTAGGAAAGCGTTCAAAGCGCAAGGCTAAATG GAGTTCTGGGAGTTCAACTGACACAGGGAGTGAGAGTACAAGTGATAGCAGTAGTAGTTCTGATGATGAAAGAGTTGATCATCATGCGGCTACTCGTAAAATTAAAGATTCTAAGCATTCTGAGGCTAAATCAAAAGGAATTATCG ATGAGAAGGAATTCTTTAATCCTGTTAATGAGACCACTGTGGACAAACAGAAAAATCAGGACGTTAATTTATTACAGGAAGAAGGTGAGCTGTCCCCAAAGCATGATGATATTCTGAACAATAATCATAAAACTGAAACTGAGAAACTTGAGAGATCTGCTAATCAACGTCCCATTTCAGATGGCTCTAACTTCTCCAG GAGCCCTACTCCTGAAAGGCCAAGAAACAGCCCCAGGAGCAATCTTACCAAAAATTCTGGGATGAAGTATGATGAGCGGAATAGGAGAATGCCCTCTCGGAGCCCTGTTCATAGTCCTGTTAGAAAAGCTCCCGATCCTTCTGCTTCAAATCATGGTCAAACTTCATCAAGAAGCCATTCTCCAAATGGCACTCCAAAACGTGTTAGGAAGGGGCGTGGTTTTACTGAGCAGTACTCGTTTGTGCGTCGTTACCGTACTCCATCACCCGGACGTCCTCGTAGTTATGGtggtagaaatatttatggaagAAGTCGAAATGg GTATTCAAGCTACAGAAACAAACGCGATTGGTCACCTGATAGGCGATACCGGAGCCCACCTCGAGGCAGGAGCCCTCCAAG GTTGAATGATTTAAACATAATAATGTTTAGTCAAAGAGGAAGCTACAAATTTAGTCAAGTTCCAGaaatccctttttctttttctgtctGA